The following are encoded together in the Labrys wisconsinensis genome:
- a CDS encoding NHLP bacteriocin system secretion protein, which translates to MATVPERIYRKAAIERLSSPEQLDELVSLTSPLGWIAALALAALVASGFAWSVFGRVPTTVDGAGILVSRGGYVFDAIAPATGTLASVAAIGAIVRKGDPLASFDDGALRQDIDHAEEVLREKQADLAKLSANYDQQVALKHKNVAAQSENLGSLAAAAEQRQAFYKDLLERQAQAVARGYLTERFQEDTRRAMEEAAQAAGQARTDVLRLNAEESDLSGQRDLATLNAQQAVNEARRRVDDLSAQLQRATRVVSPLDGVVTELKATPGTIVASGKPILSLEIAGTGLELLLYVPPAFGKTVAPGMEVHIEPSTVKKEEYGTLLGTVTAVSNFPMTAEGMASVLQNAQLVANFMAQGPPYAVRVELLAVADTPSGYRWSGGPGPPTRLSSGTTVRAAVTISRQAPIEALMPMFRNRP; encoded by the coding sequence ATGGCCACGGTCCCCGAGAGGATCTACCGCAAGGCCGCCATCGAGCGGCTGTCGTCTCCCGAGCAGCTCGACGAGCTGGTGTCGCTGACGTCACCGCTCGGGTGGATCGCCGCCCTGGCGCTGGCCGCCCTCGTCGCCTCCGGCTTCGCCTGGAGCGTCTTCGGCAGGGTCCCGACGACCGTCGACGGCGCGGGGATCCTGGTATCGCGCGGCGGCTACGTCTTCGATGCGATCGCGCCGGCGACCGGGACCCTGGCATCCGTGGCCGCGATCGGCGCCATCGTCCGCAAGGGCGATCCGCTGGCCAGCTTCGACGACGGGGCGCTGCGACAGGATATCGACCATGCCGAAGAGGTGCTGCGGGAGAAGCAGGCGGATCTGGCCAAGCTCTCGGCCAACTACGACCAGCAGGTCGCGCTCAAGCACAAGAATGTCGCGGCGCAGAGCGAGAATCTCGGCAGCCTGGCCGCAGCGGCCGAGCAGCGCCAGGCCTTCTACAAGGATCTGCTCGAGCGTCAGGCTCAGGCGGTGGCGCGCGGCTACCTCACCGAACGCTTTCAGGAGGACACGCGCCGAGCCATGGAAGAGGCCGCCCAGGCGGCAGGGCAGGCCAGGACGGACGTCCTGCGCCTGAACGCGGAGGAGTCCGATCTTTCCGGCCAGCGCGACCTTGCGACCCTGAATGCCCAGCAGGCCGTGAACGAGGCGCGCCGCCGCGTCGATGACCTGAGCGCCCAGCTCCAGCGGGCGACGCGGGTCGTCAGTCCGCTCGACGGCGTCGTCACCGAGCTGAAGGCAACGCCCGGGACCATCGTCGCCTCGGGCAAGCCGATCCTGAGCCTGGAGATCGCCGGCACGGGACTGGAGCTGCTGCTCTATGTCCCACCGGCGTTCGGCAAGACCGTGGCGCCGGGCATGGAGGTTCATATCGAGCCCTCCACGGTCAAGAAGGAGGAGTACGGCACGCTGCTCGGCACGGTCACGGCCGTCTCGAACTTCCCGATGACGGCCGAAGGCATGGCCTCGGTTCTGCAGAATGCCCAGCTCGTCGCCAATTTCATGGCCCAGGGACCGCCTTATGCGGTCCGGGTCGAGCTCCTCGCCGTCGCCGACACCCCGTCCGGCTATCGCTGGTCCGGCGGCCCGGGCCCGCCCACCCGGCTGTCGAGCGGCACCACCGTCCGCGCCGCGGTGACGATCAGCCGCCAGGCGCCGATCGAGGCGCTGATGCCGATGTTCCGGAATCGCCCGTGA
- the parC gene encoding DNA topoisomerase IV subunit A produces MDEAEAPPPGGEIESVNLREALEKRYLAYALSTIMHRALPDARDGLKPVHRRILYGMQLLRLDPDAAFKKCAKIVGDVMGSFHPHGDQAIYDALVRLAQDFSTRYPLVDGQGNFGNIDGDNPAAYRYTEARMTAVSGLILEGIDEDAVDFRPNYDGQTREPAVLPGAFPNLLANGAQGIAVGMATSIPPQNAYELCQAALHLIENPKATTAELMRFVQGPDFPTGGIVVDSPAIIEENYSTGRGGFRVRARWHKEDLGRGTWVAVVTEIPWLVQKGRLIEKVAELLNERKLPLVADVRDESAEDVRIVIEPKSRNVDETVMMESLFKLSELESRIPLNMNVLVGGTVPRVLSLGEALQQWLDHRREVLLRRSRHRLAAIEKRLEILDGYIVAYLNLDEVIRIIRFEDEPKAKLIETFSLTDMQAEAILNMRLRNLRRLEEMELRREHDGLSKEKADIEKLLASDARQWKTVAWQVGEVAKTYGPDTRLGKRRTTIDASKAASIDLATVAEAMVEREPVTIVVSEKGWIRAMKGHLPDLSTLAFKGDDRMKLSFFTETTAKLLVFATNGKIYTLEASKLPGGRSGGEPIRLMVDLDEGADVVTVFPFVGGRKFLVAATDGRGFVVAEDEMLANTRKGKAVLNVDAPAEARLIVPALGDRVAVIGENRKLVVFPLHQVPEMARGRGVRLQKYRDGGLSDARVFAAADGLTWTDTSGRTWTVTDLTEWTGNRADAGRLPPKGFPKNNRF; encoded by the coding sequence ATGGACGAGGCAGAAGCTCCGCCGCCGGGCGGCGAGATCGAGAGCGTCAATCTGCGCGAGGCGCTGGAGAAGCGCTACCTCGCCTATGCCTTGTCGACCATCATGCACCGGGCGCTGCCGGACGCGCGCGACGGCCTGAAGCCGGTGCACCGGCGCATCCTCTACGGGATGCAGCTCCTGCGGCTCGACCCGGACGCCGCCTTCAAGAAATGCGCCAAGATCGTCGGCGACGTGATGGGCTCGTTCCATCCGCACGGCGACCAGGCGATCTACGATGCGCTGGTGCGCCTGGCGCAGGACTTCTCCACGCGCTACCCGCTGGTCGACGGCCAGGGCAATTTCGGCAATATCGACGGCGACAACCCGGCCGCCTACCGCTACACCGAAGCCCGCATGACGGCGGTCTCCGGCCTGATCCTGGAAGGGATCGACGAGGACGCGGTCGATTTCCGCCCGAACTATGACGGCCAGACCCGCGAGCCGGCGGTGCTGCCCGGCGCCTTCCCCAACCTGCTCGCCAACGGCGCGCAGGGCATCGCGGTCGGCATGGCGACCTCGATCCCGCCGCAGAACGCCTATGAGCTCTGCCAGGCGGCGCTGCACCTGATCGAGAATCCCAAGGCCACGACCGCCGAGCTGATGCGCTTCGTGCAGGGGCCGGACTTTCCGACCGGCGGCATCGTCGTCGACAGCCCGGCGATCATCGAGGAGAACTACAGCACCGGCCGCGGCGGCTTCCGGGTGCGGGCGCGCTGGCACAAGGAGGATCTCGGCCGCGGCACCTGGGTGGCCGTGGTCACCGAGATCCCCTGGCTGGTGCAGAAGGGGCGGCTGATCGAGAAGGTCGCGGAGCTGCTCAACGAGCGCAAGCTGCCGCTGGTCGCCGACGTGCGCGACGAGTCGGCCGAGGACGTGCGCATCGTCATCGAGCCGAAGTCGCGCAACGTCGACGAGACCGTGATGATGGAGAGCCTGTTCAAGCTCTCCGAGCTGGAAAGCCGCATCCCGCTCAACATGAACGTGCTGGTCGGCGGCACGGTGCCGCGGGTCCTGTCGCTGGGCGAGGCGCTGCAGCAATGGCTCGATCATCGCCGCGAGGTGCTGCTGCGCCGCTCGCGGCACCGTCTCGCCGCGATCGAGAAGCGGCTGGAAATCCTCGACGGCTATATCGTCGCCTATCTCAACCTCGACGAGGTGATCCGCATCATCCGCTTCGAGGACGAGCCCAAGGCGAAGCTGATCGAGACCTTCTCGCTCACCGACATGCAGGCCGAGGCCATCCTCAACATGCGGCTGCGCAACCTGCGCCGGCTGGAGGAGATGGAGCTGCGCCGCGAGCACGACGGGCTGTCGAAGGAGAAGGCCGACATCGAGAAGCTGCTCGCCTCCGACGCCCGGCAATGGAAGACGGTGGCCTGGCAGGTCGGCGAGGTGGCCAAGACCTACGGGCCGGACACCAGGCTCGGCAAGCGCCGCACCACGATCGACGCCTCCAAGGCAGCCTCGATCGACCTCGCCACCGTCGCCGAGGCGATGGTGGAGCGCGAGCCGGTCACCATCGTCGTCTCCGAGAAGGGCTGGATCCGGGCGATGAAGGGCCACCTGCCCGACCTCTCCACGCTCGCCTTCAAGGGCGACGACCGGATGAAGCTGTCCTTCTTCACCGAGACCACGGCCAAGCTCCTGGTCTTCGCCACCAACGGCAAGATCTACACGCTGGAAGCCTCCAAGCTGCCGGGCGGGCGCAGCGGCGGCGAACCGATCCGCCTGATGGTCGACCTCGACGAGGGCGCCGACGTCGTCACCGTCTTCCCGTTCGTCGGCGGGCGCAAGTTCCTGGTGGCGGCGACGGACGGGCGCGGCTTCGTCGTGGCGGAGGACGAGATGCTCGCCAACACCCGCAAGGGCAAGGCGGTGCTCAACGTCGATGCGCCGGCCGAGGCGCGGCTGATCGTGCCGGCGCTCGGCGACCGGGTGGCCGTGATCGGCGAGAACCGCAAGCTGGTGGTCTTCCCGCTGCACCAGGTGCCGGAGATGGCGCGCGGGCGCGGCGTGCGCCTGCAGAAATACCGCGACGGGGGGCTTTCCGACGCACGGGTGTTCGCTGCCGCCGACGGCCTGACCTGGACCGACACGTCCGGCCGCACCTGGACGGTGACCGACCTCACCGAATGGACCGGCAACCGCGCCGATGCCGGCCGCCTGCCGCCGAAGGGCTTTCCGAAAAACAACCGGTTCTGA
- the recO gene encoding DNA repair protein RecO — translation MQWTDDAFVLGVRRHGESSVILEALTREHGRHLGLVRGGRSRTLQPVLQPGNAVHLTWRARIDEQLGSYAVEGLALHAGRLMGSRLALYAVTHVAALVRLLPERDPHPALHEALGPLFEALADEAAAPALVARLELAMLTELGFGLDLSACAVTGATQDLIYVSPRSGRAVSRAAGAPWSDRLLPLPAFLRGLGEPRAEDVAGAFRLTGFFLQRDVFGPRGLVMPEGRQALVDAAAGGPAR, via the coding sequence ATGCAATGGACCGACGATGCCTTCGTGCTCGGCGTGCGCCGCCACGGCGAGTCGAGCGTGATCCTGGAAGCGTTGACGCGCGAGCACGGCCGCCATCTCGGCCTGGTGCGCGGTGGGCGCTCCAGAACGCTGCAGCCGGTGCTGCAGCCGGGCAATGCGGTGCACCTCACCTGGCGGGCGCGCATCGACGAGCAGCTCGGCTCCTACGCGGTGGAGGGCCTGGCGCTGCATGCCGGGCGGCTGATGGGCTCGCGCCTGGCGCTCTATGCCGTGACCCACGTGGCGGCGCTGGTGCGGCTCCTGCCGGAGCGCGACCCGCATCCGGCGCTGCACGAGGCGCTCGGCCCCCTGTTCGAGGCGCTGGCCGACGAGGCAGCGGCGCCGGCGCTGGTGGCGCGGCTGGAGCTCGCCATGCTCACCGAGCTCGGCTTCGGTCTCGACCTCTCGGCCTGCGCCGTGACCGGGGCGACGCAGGACCTGATCTATGTCTCGCCCAGGAGCGGCCGGGCGGTGAGCCGCGCGGCCGGTGCGCCCTGGAGCGACCGGCTGCTGCCGCTGCCGGCCTTCCTGCGCGGCCTCGGCGAGCCGCGGGCGGAGGACGTGGCCGGCGCCTTCCGCCTCACCGGCTTCTTCCTGCAGCGGGACGTGTTCGGCCCGCGCGGCCTCGTCATGCCCGAGGGCCGGCAGGCCCTGGTCGATGCGGCGGCCGGCGGCCCGGCCCGGTGA
- a CDS encoding SDR family NAD(P)-dependent oxidoreductase has protein sequence MLSDLSGKGVLITGASSGIGAALAKGFGCQGALVAIHYNAGAKEAQAIADAVARKGGKAVVVQADLGEAGEARRIVEEAARALGRLDILVNNAGSLIRRTPFCELDAETYEKAMNLNVRAVIEGSQAAVPHLEQQGGGTIINVGSIAGNDGGGPGSGHYAAAKAYVHNLTRHMAKDLAPRGIRVNAIAPGVIATPFHAATPADRMEAMRKAVHLGRIGTPEDCVGPVLFLASPAMSGYVTGQILHVNGGQLMP, from the coding sequence ATGCTCAGCGACCTCAGCGGCAAGGGCGTTCTGATCACCGGAGCGAGCTCCGGCATCGGCGCGGCGCTGGCCAAGGGCTTCGGCTGCCAGGGCGCGCTGGTGGCGATCCACTACAATGCCGGCGCCAAGGAAGCGCAGGCGATCGCCGACGCGGTGGCGCGCAAGGGCGGCAAGGCGGTGGTGGTCCAGGCCGATCTCGGCGAAGCCGGCGAGGCCCGCCGCATCGTCGAGGAAGCGGCGCGGGCGCTGGGCCGGCTCGACATCCTGGTCAACAATGCCGGCTCGCTGATCCGCCGCACGCCGTTCTGCGAGCTCGACGCCGAGACCTACGAGAAGGCGATGAACCTCAACGTGCGTGCCGTGATCGAGGGGTCCCAGGCCGCCGTGCCCCATCTGGAGCAGCAGGGCGGCGGCACCATCATCAATGTCGGCTCGATCGCCGGCAATGACGGCGGCGGTCCCGGCTCGGGCCACTATGCCGCGGCCAAGGCCTATGTCCACAACCTCACCCGCCACATGGCCAAGGACCTGGCGCCGCGCGGCATCCGCGTCAACGCCATCGCCCCGGGCGTGATCGCCACGCCCTTCCATGCCGCCACGCCGGCCGACCGCATGGAGGCGATGCGCAAGGCCGTGCATCTCGGCCGCATCGGCACGCCGGAGGACTGCGTCGGCCCGGTGCTGTTCCTCGCCTCCCCGGCGATGAGCGGCTACGTCACGGGGCAGATCCTGCATGTGAACGGCGGGCAGCTGATGCCGTGA
- a CDS encoding cytochrome P450, whose translation MPLPASLHIDAVGRRVSLNPSDPAFFQDPYPTYAALHAAGPAFFWEEYGFWCFCGHEAVAALFRDRRFGRDVLDVASRAELGWPEPAAHLAPFDAVEAHSMLELEPPRHTRLRTLVNRAFVSRQVERLRPRIAALAHELVDRLEAAGEAELIEAFATPIPVILIAELLGVPAEMAPSLLDWSHRMVAMYQFGRSRAAEDAAVAATQDFVAFLRTYVAARRSSPADDLISHLIVAEAEGERLSEDELISTCILLLNAGHEATVHAIGNAVKAILEAGLDPAALFATPEAAEASVEELLRFDAPLHLFTRYAREPVGLGDIELKVGDRIGLMLGAANRDPARFEDPDRLWPQRAKPPHVSFGGGIHFCIGAPLARLELQVALPVLFARLPGLRLAEPPRYRDAFHFHGVEALRVAW comes from the coding sequence ATGCCGCTGCCCGCCTCCCTCCATATCGACGCCGTCGGCCGCCGGGTCAGCCTGAACCCGTCCGATCCCGCTTTCTTCCAGGACCCGTATCCCACCTATGCCGCGCTGCACGCCGCCGGGCCGGCCTTCTTCTGGGAGGAGTACGGCTTCTGGTGCTTCTGCGGCCACGAGGCGGTGGCGGCGCTGTTCCGCGACCGGCGCTTCGGCCGCGACGTGCTCGACGTGGCGAGCCGCGCCGAGCTCGGCTGGCCGGAGCCGGCCGCCCATCTCGCGCCCTTCGACGCGGTCGAGGCGCATTCCATGCTGGAGCTGGAGCCGCCGCGCCACACGCGGCTGCGCACGCTGGTCAACCGCGCCTTCGTCTCGCGCCAGGTGGAGCGGCTGCGCCCGCGCATCGCCGCGCTGGCGCACGAGCTGGTCGACCGCCTCGAGGCGGCGGGGGAGGCGGAGCTGATCGAAGCCTTCGCCACGCCGATCCCGGTGATCCTCATCGCCGAGCTGCTCGGGGTGCCGGCCGAGATGGCGCCGAGCCTGCTCGACTGGTCGCACCGCATGGTGGCGATGTACCAATTCGGGCGCAGCCGCGCGGCGGAAGACGCGGCCGTGGCGGCGACGCAGGACTTCGTCGCCTTTCTCAGGACCTACGTGGCGGCGCGGCGCTCCAGCCCGGCGGACGATCTGATCAGCCATCTCATCGTGGCGGAGGCCGAGGGCGAGCGCCTGAGCGAGGACGAGCTCATCTCGACCTGCATCCTGCTGCTCAACGCCGGCCACGAGGCGACGGTGCACGCCATCGGCAACGCGGTGAAGGCTATCCTCGAGGCGGGGCTCGACCCGGCTGCCCTGTTCGCCACGCCCGAGGCGGCCGAGGCGAGCGTGGAGGAGCTGCTGCGCTTCGACGCGCCGCTGCACCTTTTCACCCGCTACGCCCGCGAGCCGGTGGGGCTCGGCGACATCGAGCTGAAGGTCGGCGACCGCATCGGGCTGATGCTGGGCGCCGCCAACCGCGATCCCGCGCGCTTCGAGGACCCCGACCGGCTCTGGCCGCAGCGCGCGAAGCCGCCGCATGTCAGCTTCGGCGGCGGCATCCATTTCTGCATCGGCGCGCCGCTGGCGCGGCTGGAGCTGCAGGTCGCCCTGCCGGTGCTGTTCGCGCGGCTGCCGGGGCTGCGGCTCGCCGAGCCGCCACGCTATCGCGACGCCTTCCACTTCCACGGGGTGGAGGCGTTGCGGGTGGCGTGGTGA
- a CDS encoding aminotransferase, which translates to MPAINPLLVDTATPPIPEAQGWARAYDGKAGPLIDLSQAVPGYPPHAEMLARLAQAAGRAGTASYGPIEGDTALRQAYAAHLAGRYGGDVAPEEVAITTGCNQAFFVAAVAMARAGEAVLLPSPWYFNHKMTLDMLGIEARTLPCHAEAGFVPDAAEAERLIDARTRAIVLVTPNNPTGAVYPPATVAAFAALCRRRGLFLILDETYRDFIAGQPHALFGDASWREGVLALYSFSKAYCIPGHRLGALVAARPLMAEIAKILDTLQICAPRVAQEPVAWALEGLAAWREANRIEIERRAGAFSAAFAGLNGWRVDSVGSYFAFLRHPFAGRHSAEVVKTLVEAAGVLCLPGPYFGPGQETHMRVAFANAGAEALSQLRERFAAVAS; encoded by the coding sequence ATGCCCGCCATCAACCCGCTCCTCGTCGACACCGCCACCCCGCCCATCCCCGAGGCCCAGGGCTGGGCCCGCGCCTATGACGGCAAGGCCGGGCCGCTGATCGACCTCTCCCAGGCCGTGCCGGGCTATCCGCCGCATGCGGAGATGCTGGCGCGCCTCGCTCAGGCAGCCGGCCGCGCCGGGACCGCGTCCTACGGGCCTATCGAGGGCGACACGGCGCTGCGGCAGGCCTATGCCGCGCATCTCGCCGGGCGCTATGGCGGCGACGTCGCGCCGGAGGAGGTGGCGATCACCACCGGCTGCAACCAGGCCTTCTTCGTCGCGGCCGTCGCCATGGCCCGGGCCGGCGAGGCGGTGCTGCTGCCGAGCCCCTGGTACTTCAACCACAAGATGACGCTCGACATGCTCGGCATCGAGGCGCGGACCCTGCCATGCCATGCCGAGGCCGGCTTCGTGCCCGATGCCGCCGAGGCCGAGCGCCTCATCGACGCTCGCACCCGGGCCATCGTCCTGGTCACGCCCAACAACCCGACTGGCGCGGTCTATCCCCCGGCGACCGTCGCCGCCTTCGCCGCGCTCTGCCGGCGGCGCGGCCTGTTCCTGATCCTCGACGAGACCTACCGCGACTTCATCGCCGGGCAGCCGCACGCGCTTTTCGGCGACGCCTCTTGGCGCGAAGGCGTGCTGGCGCTCTATTCCTTCTCCAAGGCCTATTGCATCCCCGGCCACCGCCTCGGCGCCCTGGTGGCGGCGCGCCCGCTGATGGCCGAGATCGCCAAGATCCTCGACACGCTGCAGATCTGCGCCCCGCGCGTGGCGCAGGAGCCGGTCGCCTGGGCGCTGGAGGGCCTTGCCGCCTGGCGCGAGGCCAACCGCATCGAGATCGAGCGCCGCGCCGGCGCCTTCTCCGCCGCCTTCGCCGGCCTGAACGGCTGGCGGGTCGATTCCGTCGGCAGCTATTTCGCCTTCCTGCGCCACCCCTTCGCCGGGCGCCACTCGGCCGAGGTGGTGAAGACGCTGGTCGAGGCCGCCGGCGTGCTCTGCCTTCCCGGCCCCTATTTCGGCCCCGGCCAGGAAACGCATATGCGCGTCGCGTTCGCCAATGCCGGTGCCGAGGCCCTGTCGCAGCTGCGCGAACGCTTTGCCGCCGTCGCGTCGTGA
- a CDS encoding 50S ribosomal protein L11 methyltransferase: MLEGLHPNNPTHVARIVTDEARARRIADLLGESFDPAETAVAAFEREDGTPKPPWLVEVYFRTEPNRPAVTDLIRLAAGTDVDVAYDAFGEKDWVAASLEGLAPVVAGRFTIHGSHDRARVKRNSIGIEIEAALAFGTGHHGTTRGCLLALDDLLKRRRPRRPLDIGTGTGVLAIAAARALHRRVLASDIDPQAIATARNNIRFNRAGAYVAAIVARGTTAQRMQREKPYDLVFANILLGPLARLAAPMGKLLAPGATVILSGLLHAHANAALAAYRAQGLSLVKRYRLDEWTTLVLQRGGGKPRRSPRPAAR; this comes from the coding sequence ATGCTCGAAGGCCTGCACCCCAACAATCCCACCCATGTCGCCCGCATCGTCACCGACGAGGCGCGGGCGCGGCGCATCGCCGACCTGCTCGGCGAGAGCTTCGATCCCGCCGAGACCGCGGTCGCCGCCTTCGAGCGCGAGGACGGCACGCCGAAGCCGCCCTGGCTGGTCGAGGTCTATTTCCGGACCGAGCCGAACCGGCCGGCCGTGACCGACCTGATCCGTCTCGCCGCGGGCACCGATGTCGACGTCGCCTATGACGCCTTCGGCGAGAAGGACTGGGTCGCCGCCTCGCTCGAGGGCCTGGCGCCGGTCGTCGCCGGCCGCTTCACCATCCACGGCAGCCATGACCGGGCGCGGGTGAAGCGCAACAGCATCGGCATCGAGATCGAGGCGGCGCTGGCCTTCGGCACTGGCCATCACGGCACCACGCGCGGCTGCCTGCTCGCCCTCGACGACCTCCTGAAGCGCCGGCGTCCGCGCCGTCCGCTCGACATCGGCACAGGCACCGGCGTGCTCGCCATCGCCGCGGCCCGTGCCCTGCACCGGCGGGTGCTCGCGTCCGACATCGACCCGCAGGCGATCGCCACGGCGCGCAACAATATCCGCTTCAACAGGGCTGGCGCCTATGTCGCCGCGATCGTGGCACGCGGCACCACGGCGCAACGCATGCAGCGCGAGAAGCCCTACGACCTCGTCTTCGCCAACATCCTGCTCGGGCCGCTGGCGCGCCTGGCCGCACCGATGGGCAAGCTGCTGGCGCCAGGCGCGACGGTGATCCTGTCCGGCCTGCTGCACGCCCACGCCAACGCCGCCCTCGCCGCCTATCGGGCCCAGGGCCTCTCGTTGGTGAAGCGATACCGCCTCGACGAATGGACCACGCTGGTGCTGCAGCGCGGCGGGGGCAAGCCGAGGCGCTCGCCGAGGCCCGCCGCGCGTTGA
- a CDS encoding type II toxin-antitoxin system VapC family toxin, translating into MKYLLDTNVFRELGKTVPHEHVGAWLDTIDDAELAISALTVREVAKGVTKLAFSKPGVADQIATRTSAIFDALEGRILSVDRQVARVWGEALAQSEKHVDDTGFAATALVHGLILVTRNTKDLAWRGVQILNPYKSPPERLSAK; encoded by the coding sequence ATGAAGTATCTCCTGGACACCAATGTCTTCCGGGAACTGGGCAAGACCGTGCCGCACGAACATGTCGGCGCATGGTTGGACACGATCGACGACGCGGAGCTTGCGATCAGCGCGCTCACCGTCCGTGAGGTCGCCAAAGGCGTGACGAAGCTGGCGTTTTCCAAGCCCGGCGTGGCCGATCAGATCGCCACGCGCACCAGTGCCATTTTCGATGCTTTAGAGGGGCGGATCCTTTCCGTCGATCGGCAGGTGGCGCGCGTCTGGGGCGAGGCCTTGGCGCAATCGGAAAAGCACGTGGATGATACAGGCTTCGCCGCGACGGCCCTCGTCCACGGCCTGATTCTGGTCACGCGCAACACCAAGGACCTGGCGTGGCGTGGGGTGCAGATCCTCAACCCGTACAAGTCCCCTCCGGAGCGGCTTTCCGCGAAATAG
- a CDS encoding DUF433 domain-containing protein encodes MTRAAQFTAAEAAFVLREPVRVVKKALDSGPVRPVLLRRAGASVRAIGWQDLFYLFAIKELRDELTPKARMAFYEALRQAPLERGREVRFGRFRVAVGDLVEEVETRTASLAELAEKVEFRGDGEPVLRGTDVEVHRIAALVDGGLSADDVLVDYPSLSRENVQVATAYAQAHPKAGRPFPRTTAKRALRGAGLDELDEVLDGAAAE; translated from the coding sequence ATGACCAGGGCAGCTCAGTTCACGGCGGCGGAAGCGGCCTTCGTCCTGCGTGAGCCGGTGCGCGTCGTCAAGAAAGCGCTGGACTCCGGTCCGGTGCGGCCGGTTCTGCTGCGACGCGCCGGCGCGTCCGTGCGCGCGATCGGTTGGCAGGATCTCTTCTATCTCTTCGCCATCAAGGAGCTTCGCGACGAGCTTACTCCCAAGGCAAGAATGGCGTTCTACGAAGCGCTCCGGCAAGCCCCGCTCGAACGAGGCCGGGAGGTTCGCTTCGGCCGTTTCCGCGTCGCGGTCGGCGATCTTGTCGAAGAGGTGGAGACGCGGACGGCGAGCCTCGCCGAATTGGCGGAAAAAGTGGAGTTCCGCGGCGACGGCGAGCCGGTGCTCCGCGGCACCGACGTCGAGGTCCATCGGATCGCCGCGCTCGTCGACGGCGGGCTGTCCGCGGACGACGTGCTCGTCGATTACCCGTCGCTGTCGCGGGAGAACGTGCAAGTCGCCACGGCCTATGCGCAGGCGCATCCCAAGGCTGGCCGCCCCTTTCCGCGCACGACCGCCAAGCGGGCCTTGCGCGGTGCCGGCCTCGATGAACTCGACGAGGTGCTCGACGGCGCAGCGGCCGAATGA